GGCCAGGGTGAGGGCAAAGAACGGATGTCCGATCAGAGCAAATATTTTGTAAACCGGTTCGCTGATCAAGAATTGGTTTTGGTACAGAACCTCAGTTATCGAATGCAAAATAATCAGGAGCAGAGGCAGAGCGATAATGATGATTACCGTCCTGAATGACGGATACACGTCCGGTTTTGGGGCATTCTGGTGGTCGGTGAAATAGTCCGGCGGACTGACCGTGATTCTTTTGCTGATGTATTTGCCGAATAACGGGCCTGCCACAATTGCTGTCGGGAAACCGACAATCACTCCCAGCAGGATGATCCAGCCCAGCTGGGCGTCTAAAATTTCTGCAACCGCAACCGGTCCGGGCGTAGGGGGGATGAATGCGTGTGTGACCGCCATCCCGGCCAGCAGGGGGATAGCGTAGAACAAAAGCGAGCGTTTGGTTTCCCGCCCCAGGGCATAAATGATAGGCACGAGAATGACAAAGCCCACATCCAGAAATACGGGGATGGATAAAATAAATCCGGTGATTACCAGCGCCCAGGGTGCTTTTTCCTTTCCGAATTTATTCAGCATGGTATGTGCAATGGATTCCGCGCCGCCGGAGGCTTCCAGCAGCTGTCCGAGAATGGCGCCCAGTCCCACGACGGTGGCGACAAAGCCCAACGTATTGCCCATACCGTCTTCGATGCTCTTGGCAATCGCGGTTAAATCCATTCCTGTGATCAACCCGACGAACATACTGGTGATGAGCAGTGAAAGAAAGGCGTGGATTTTCAGTTTGAGTACGAGAAGCAGCAGAATGAGAATACCCAGTGCCACACTGAATAACATATATGTTTCGCTCATAACAGCTCCTGATCTTGATTGCAAGAGATCCACTGGTCAAGTACCGGGTCGGATCTTCCGGTAGAAACAATACAGATTCATACTATTCCGGTTTTAATGGAAACGCGATCGGCTTGTTTTTTCGGGTTGACCGGTAAATGGCGGTGAACAATTCAACCGTAATTCGTCCTTCAGCGGCGGGCAGGATGGGCGCTTTATGGTTCAGCACAGCCCGGCAAAAATCCTCATCCTGTTTCTGGATATAATACTCTGTGGCATTGATCGAGTTGAAAAACTCAGTATCCTGCTTCTGAAATATTTGTCAGTTGTTGTTCTTCGCCCGAAATCGTCCAGATATCATTTAAAGGCGGTTCCTGGATATCCGAGGTCCCGGCGATAAACATGGCGCCGCCTTCGGTTTGTGCACCGATCATGGCGCCGTTGTTGCCGTTCACATGCACCTTGCCGTAAAGTCCCGGTTTTTGCGAATTGGTGACCACTATATTGCCGACAGCGTTATTTTTAAAGCTGACCACGGCGACCGCTGTATCTTCCACCTGGATGTAAGGATGATTCAAGTTTTTCCAAACACCGAATACCTGATCGATATCGCCCATGAACCATTGAAACAGATCCAGTTGATGCGGCGCCTGATTGACCAGCACGCCGCCGCCTTCAAGGTCCCAGGTGCCCCGCCAGGCGTCGCTGTCGTAATAATCGCGGTCGCGCCATCCATACATGATCACGTTGCCCAGAACCGGTATGCCGATCTTGCCCTTGTCAATGGCTTTGCGCATACGCTGTACAGGCTCATAGAACCGGCGCTGACTGACCACGCCCAGCGTCACATTGTGTTTCTCGGCGCTTTCGAGCATGGCATCGCAGTCTTGAAGCGAGGCCGCCATGGGTTTTTCGATCAACGAGTGCACACCGTGCTGTGCCGCGGTCAGTACCGGGTCCGCATGAAACGGGTGGGGCGTACAGATAACCAGAACCTGAATATCCGTTTCATGGATCATCTGTTCCAGATCATCATAGGGTTGAACACCATACTGCGCAGCGAATTCCTGCGCTTTGTTTATGCTCCGGCTGCATACGGCGGTGAATTCAGAGTGTTCGGCGTTTACCAGGCCTTTGGCGTGCAGATGGGCGACTTTTCCCAGCCCCACAATTGCAGTTTTGACTTTCATAATGTCCTTTGTTTTACGGCTCCAGAATGACTTTGATCAGTCCCGCTTCCCGGTTATAAAGTCTGTGAAACCATTCTGCACCTTCTGACAGTGGTACTTTGACGCTGAGCAGGGGATTGACATCGATCTGTTTGCGTGCCAGCATATCCAGTACGGCCGGGTATTCTCCGCAAATGGCACAGCTTCCCTGCACCCGGATTTGCCGGGTGACCACGGACTGTAACGGGAATTCGGTTACAGGTGTGACATTGCCAACCAGGGTGACCCGGCCGCCGCGTCTGACAACATCAATAGATTGCTTGACCGTTGTTGAAATACCCACGGCTTCAAAGGCGATATCCGCCCCGCGGTTACGAGTCCGGTCTTGAATAACCTGATGAATGTCCTGTTCTTCAGGCGTGAGGGTGTATGTGGCCCCGGCGCGTTTTGCAATATCGAGTTTATCCTGGGCAAGGTCAACCGCGATGATCTGTCCGGCGCCCCTGGTCTTGACAATTTGAATAATGCCCAGACCAATCATGCCGGCGCCGATCACCACGACGGTGTCGTTCAGTTCAATTGGTGTCAATTCGACCGCGTGCGCTGCCACCGCCAGGGGTTCGACCATGGCGGCCTCCGGAAATGACACGCCATCCGGGATGCGGTGAAGGATATGAGCGGGTACCTTGACGTATTCCGCCAGGGCGCCGTCCAGTTTATAATCATCGCAGGATACACCGAGTACTTTGCGATTATCGCTCAGATTATAGTAGCCTTTGAGCGTGTACCAATCGTTCAGTTTGTAAATGGTCGAGTCAAACGTGACCTGATCTCCGGTATGCCATCCCTGTACCTCAGAGCCGGTTTCAGCTATGATGCCCGAGGCTTCGTGTCCCATGATCACCGGCGGCTGGCGCCTTCCGGAACTGCCGTCCATGCCGTGGACATCGCTGCCGCAAATTCCGACGGCTTTAACCTTGACCAGCACCTCGTCCGAATTGATTTTCGGGTCTGGAACCTCTTTGTATTCGAGTTTGTTAATGCCTGTGAGAACCAGTGCTTTCATGATAATTGCTATAAAAATGTGAATTTACTGTTTGTTTATGATAAAAAAATTTAACCGGGATAACAATAGTTATTTCCGATACTGATAAAGAATTTACATTTGTTTACAATGATTTGCCTTGATTTTTTCGGTTTAAATGCTTAGATAAAGAGACTCAAATATATTGCTGACTCTTTGTACAGATGGATATCATATCTGTAAAATCTTTGACAAACTGGCTGATTTTTCGAATCATTACAAGCGCGTCAAATCCTGGTGTCACTTTCTGCCTCTGCTCTATAGACCGGAATTGTTTTTCACACTTTAATATTCGGGGAAGCATTCTGATCGAATGTATCCATAAACAGATTCCCTGGGAGTGTGTGTAAACGCTGCTCCGGTCTTTTTGTAATCTCCAATGCCAGTGAGGGTTGCGGTAAAACCGCGCTACAATATGCGAGACGGCTTGTTGATGATCAAACTGGGTTTATCATCATTGAACGGATAAACCGTGGATTGAACGCTTTAACCGTCACCGGTACTGCTGCCGGTTTTTGATCTTGCTTTCGGAATTTGTAAGCTGCCGATGTTTTTGAGATATGAATTTCGAAAGGTATAAATTATTGGCAAAGAAGGATGAATCTTCATCTTGATCTGAACCTGTGACAAATGAAAAAAGGAGAAAATAGAGATGTATAAAAGCTTGAAACTATTCATGAGAATGTTTGTTATAACTGCCTTTTTTATCGCAATGACAGCACAAGCGGACGCTTTGAATTGTGATATGACAGAATATAAATCCCAATCCGGACTCACTGCAAATGTTGCAGATGATATTTTGACTGTCACCTGGCAGGGAGACCCGGATAATACCGTGCGTATTCGTTTTTCTATTACCGACAAAACACCTATGATTCATGAGCTGGCGATTCAAACGTCCAATGAACCCTGGCGCGTTCTTGCCAGGAACGTCTATCCTGAATTTCGTATTGTCTCAGGAGTTCGACGAGTCACTCAGCAGCAAACCGAGCCTTTGAAAAAAATGGGTGTAGAGTTGACGCCGGAAAAATTAAACGAGATCAAATGGGACGCCTTCTGGGATGCTCCCCTTTATATTCAGGACGAACCACCACGCTCCCACACAACATCTATTCCCGCTACGGAACCTTATGCCAATCACCCGGGTATGCCTCGTAAACCCGAGGAGATCACCCGGGCAACCGCGAATTATCAAGCAGCAGGCTGCACAGTGCGCACAAATGGCGCCCGTCTAAAAATAACCTTCCCCGGCGTCACAACGGGCATCTTTGCAGGATATTTGCAGTTTGACGTCTTTAAAGGTTCAAATCTGGTCCGACAGATGCTGGTTGCCAAAACAGACCATCCTTCTGCGGCGTTCAAATATGACGCCGGTCTCCGGGGATTGCCGGTTCACTCGTCTTCACGTCTGGTATGGCGGGATATTGCCAAAAACTGGCAAGATTATCTTCTTGGAGGTCCCGAGGATAAATTGCCCGCTATTGTTAAAAGCAGCAATCGTTTGATCTCTGCGGAATTGCAGAACGGTTCCATAGCCGCGTTCCCGCCGCCTCACAGATTTTACTGGGCCCGTGAATCAGAACAAAATCTCGGTTACAGCTGGTACCGCAAAGACAGCGATAAAACATTTTCTTTTGGTATGCGTCAGGCTGAACAGGAACAGGACCCTGAATATTATCATAATTTTGCGCTTTACAGCGCGCGTCCCGGCACCTGGCAGCGTATGCCGCTGTTTTATTATATACATCCGGAATCCGGTGACCAGGCGGTCAACGGGGCGCTCACGTTTACCCATCATGACAAGTTCAAACCGCTTCCGGGTTACAAGGTGATGGGACATCACTATCACGTCGGTCTGGTCAAGCGTCTCAAAGAACTGGGCGGATTTGATCGCCGGATTAATGATATCGCGACCATTAAATCAATCGGAATCGACATTTTCAGTATCATCGATGGTGCCCGCGGCCCCGGGCGACATGACCGGGGTGAGTTGTTTTTAAAAGATCTAAAAGAATATTACGAGGCAGCCCGTCGGCAATCGGATAGAGACTTTCTGGTTATACCGAATGATGAAAACAGCACCGGCGGACGTCCGCCGTTTATGGGCGGACATTATGATATTCTTTTTCCAAAGCCCGTTTACTGGCGGCCCGAACGTGATCCCGGACAGCCTCTTGCATCACCGCACCCGGTATACGGCACGGTTTACAATTTAAAAACACCACAGGACATGATGGCTATGACGGAACGTGAAAATGCTCTCATCTCCATGCCGCATCCCAATACCAAACGTTCGACCGGGTATCCCGAAGCGATCAAGGATGAGCCGCAATTTCTGCACGAGAATTATTTCAGTCTTGGGTACCGCTGGGGAATGGGTATTGATGCCTCCGAGCAGCGATTGGGAGAATACAGATTTCTCAACCTTTGGAATAAAACCAATAACTGGATGGCGAAAAAAGGTCTGTCACCCAAATTTGCACTGGCTATTTCGGAAGCCCGGTCCGATAAAGGAGATCGCGGCAAGCCTCCTTTTGATGATGCTTATGGGATGTCTCCGGTGAACTATATCAAACTGGACAGTATTCCCACCCTTGATGACATGAGTTCTATTATCAACACGCTCAAGCAGGGCGATTATTTCGTAACATCCGGCGAGGTGCTTATCCCGTTTTATGAAATCCGGGGAACCGGAAACAAAAGAACCGTTATCGCCGATGTTGAATGGACGTTTCCACTCGACTTTGTCGAGATTGTGTGGGGTGACGGTGAAAAAACAAACCGGCGTGTCATCTCCGCGACCGATCTGCCGCCTTTTGGCAGCAAACGCTTTGAGATTCCATTCGAGACCAACGGTAAAAAATGGATCCGGTTTGCCGCCTGGGATGTGGCGACAAATGGAGCTCTGGTGCAGCCGGTTCGCTTGAGATAGGTGATTTGAAAAAAATAAAGATAGCGGCAGCAGCGCCAACTGGGTGCACCAGCGGATTCTCATCGCTGTGTTGCTTGCGCCCGGATCGCCACGCGATTTTGTAATCAAACTCGCCACCCGTGTTCTGGCATTCAATGATCAGCTTAAAGTCATGTGAACCTACATGAATCCCTGGGATCAATATAGACAGTGTCCTGCTTATATTCCGTGTGTTGGCGATATCGATGGCGACGGTCTGGATGAAATCAACGGCGGAATGCTTTGGAACGATGACGGCAGACGCTTTAGAGAATTGCCCGGTCTGCTGCCGGAAAAAGGAGATAAACGCCAGGGATGGTATCATTGTATACCTGTGGATTGTTTTAAAAGTCGGGGTGAGGAAATGCTGGTTTATAATCCCTGGGACCGCTATGTATTCCTCTACACTAAACCGGGGGAAACGGATTTAAATTCAAGGCATATCAGGCGGGCCCGAGACAATACAATGCCCGCCTGATGGATTGATGTCCGATTTTCAGGCGGGAGATGCTTACGGAAATTCCACCCGCACCCGGGCTCCATCATGCGAAAGTGATAAAGAGGTTGTTTGCATGTTGTTATTATAAACGACCATGATCTGATAATCACCGAGAAATCCGCGGGTACGGAATGTTCCGTTATCCTCATCGGTCTGGCCGGATACCTGCGTCCACCATTCATCAAAAATCAGGCGCTGCCATGTTTTGGCCGCCGGTTTTTCGCTCCAATCCTGGCGCCAGAACCCTGCTTTTTCATTTACACCGGCGAATGAAAATTGCGGCATATTGCGCCAGTGACGACCGTCCCAGAATCCCCAGATGGTAAATCCTTGTACAGCAGGGTGACTGAAAAACAGAGTAAGAGCATTTTTCAGCGCCTCTGCCTGAAGGTCCTCGCCTCTGAATCCTTCCACGTCGTATTCTGTGATCTTGATTGGCAGACCGAATTCGGCATATTCGTTAAGCTTTGACCAGACCGCGGCAAGTGTAGTGGAATCGGTGCACTGCTCCACTGTCATGTGTCCCTGAATGCCGATACCGTCCAGAGACGTCTCCGGGTGGGCCAGGAGATAGCGGATCCACTTTTTAAAGCCGTTATGATACACGTCGTTCAGCACGGCCCATTGATTCACATACATGTTCGTCTTCGGATTTAGTTCATGGGCTCGTTTGTACCAGTCGATCATAATGTCACGTCCGAATATATTGATAAAATCCCGGTGATGCACCGGTTCATTGACAAAATCCCAGTCTATCAAATGTCCCCGGTACATATTCAGTGCCTCATCCACGTGCCGGTCGATTTCCCGTTTCAATATTTCCGGCTGCAGCCGCAGGTCGTGCAGATATTTGGGAGACCATTGCCAGCTGGGCCATAACACATTGGTGCCTCGCAGAGGGATGTCGTTGCGCTCCAGCCACGAAATACACTGCCAGGTTTTCATACGTGTGAGTGTATTCACCGAGCCGTCATGATTATTCATCCCGGTCCATTTCATGCCGTTTTCAATGATCGCTTCATTGAAATTTTCCTGAAATATTTCGAGATAAGTTTGCATGTCCGGATCGGGTCCCTCGGGAGTAAATGCATTTGTAGCGCTTATGGCGCAGCCAAACGGAAAGGCGTGCTTTTGCATGCTGACGGTCACGTTTGCATCCGGGAGAGGGTTGCCGTCAGCATCAAAGACCCTGACCCCCAGTTCGGCTTTACGGATTTTGTTGATTCTTTCACGCGCCTGTTCCAGACCGGTCCAGGGTTCGGCGGCAAATAAAGTGACAACAGGAAAAACAAACAGCACTAAAAGCATGCGGTGTTTTATCAGAAACATGATCGGCCTCGCAGTCTGGAGTTTATTCATTATTGCAGTGTTATCACCACTGTTTGACCCTCACGGGTCAATTTCGCGGTGACAGTTTGGGATTGCTGTTTGTGCGCTGCTGTTATTTCGTATGACCCTAAAAATCCGCGGGTTTGAAATTCAGCCTCTGCTCCGCTTGTTTTACCGGATTCACGGGTCCACCATTCGTCAAAGATCAGACGTCGCCAGACTTTGGCCGCCCGTTTTTCCGTCCAGTCCTCACGCCAGAATCCGGCCTGTTCGCTCTTCCCGGTAAAGGAATGTTGTGGCATATTGCGCCAGTGTTTGCCGTCCCAGAATCCCCACAGGGTAAATCCTTCAACAGCCGGATGGCTGAAAAACAGGATGAGAGCGTTCTCAAGTGCCTGTGCCTGCACATCTTCTCCCTTGTACCCTTCCAGATCAAACTCGGTGATCTTGATGGGTAGGCCGAATTCCGCATAGGTGTTGAGTTTCTGCCAGATAGAGTTCTGCATGCCGGGTTGCAGATAAAACTCGACTTTGGAATGTCCCTGAATCCCGATACCGTCCAGAGAAGCGCGTTCGCTGGATGCCAGCAGTTCAACCCATTTTAAAAAGCTTTTATGATACACATCATTAAACACCGCCCATTGATTGACATACATCGGGGTTTCCGGATCGAGTTGGTGCGCGCGGGCGTACCAGTCAATGACCACATCTTCGCCGAAAATATTGATAATATCCCGATGATGCGCCGGTTCATTGATCAAATCCCAGTCGGTTAGCCGTCCCTTGAACATATTCACGGTTTCGTCAATGCGTTTATTGACCTCGGCGCGCAAAGCTTCAGGTTGGAGGCGAAGGTCATGGATAAAATCCGGACTGAACCTCCAGCTCGGCCATAATCCGTTATGACCGCGCAGTTCGATGCCGTTTTCTTCCAGCCAGTAAGCGCATTGCCACATTTTGGCCCGTGAGACGGTATCCGGAGATCCGTCATTATGGGTCATGCCGTACCATTTCATAGCATTTTCCATGACCGCGCTGTTAAAGTTTTGTTTAAATTTTTCAAGATAGGTCCACATCTCGGGATTCGGTCCGTCAGGGGTAAAAGCCATCGTCGCGGCAATCGCACTGCCAAAGGGAAACGCATGCTCCTGCATCGTTACGTTAACCTCGGCTCCTTTTACGGGATTCCCTTCGCGGTCGATAACCTGGACCGTAAGATCAGCTTTACGTATCGTTTCGATCTGCTTTTTGGCATGCTCCAGTCCCTGCCAAGGATCGGCATAAAGAGCGGTTATAATAAACAGGATCAGGAAAATAGAAAACACTTTTAAATGATGCATAATAGAAACCTCTGATGATTAAATGCTTGTTCCAAGGATGGTGATTTGAGGTACTGCGTTTTTTGTATCGAATGATAATTGGGGGTTGCATATCAAGATACCAACAGTTGGTTGAACACAGGTTACCTTTATAATACCCGTGAATCCACTTTTACCCTGACAATGAATCGAGAGATGAGCTTTACACAGCAATTGTATAGTTTGTTAATTGCTCGCGATAGGATTCAAGTCCTGCCCATTTGGGTTTCTACGGTTTTGACGGAAATATCATGAATTGGTGATTTCATTATATGCTAAATGCTCATAGCGGTTCATATAGAATATGAGGTGATGGCGTTCGGGCAGGGATTCAAAGGCTTGGTCAAGTGTGTTAGAGAGTGCTTTTCCTTCAAATATTATATCCGGTGAATGCGCCGACAGTTGTGTGACCGGATTATAGTTTCAAGTCTTCTGTCTTTTGTCTGCACAGTACCTTAAGAGCCTTGGTTTGTAAAAGTATTTCTGGATATGCCGGACCTGTTGGGATTGTGGTCGCATTGTTAAAAAGGGCGGTCAATAGACCGCGTTATTTTTCATGTGCTGATCGTATGGGCTATCGATCCCGGTCGGGAGCTGTTCGGAGACATCAGATTCCGAGACCTTGGTCACGCAGCCTGTCCTGAGATTTTCATTTTTTTAATTTCTGTCAATTTTTTTAATATTAGGTTATTAACCTGCCTTGACAGGGGCAGAGCCCCTGCATGATCCGTTCAACTGATTTCCGTCATCCATCTCGTCCCTGGCCTCCGGCCGGGGACGTATGTGGTCCTTGCGCTTGGGGATTATTAATCCTGTGATCGGACATATCGATTCCGGTCGTGGGCTGTGTTGGGACATTGATATCCGGTGCGGAGGAGTATTGTTACCATCTGCTGGCGGTTTGAGGAGAAAAAACGGCTGTTTTACAATCTGAGTTCAATGTCCTTGTCCGTATTATTGAATTTCAGGACAGCCTGTTTGTTGATCATTCCGTCTCTTGCGCAATGCGATTACATTCAATCTCATAGTCGGCGATAAGAGAGCTGATTTCATCATGGAAAGCATTTTGATGGGATAGAATTTTCTCCATTCTGCCCGCAAATTCTTTCTGGTCAAGTTTATCATCTAAAACAAGCCAGAATTCTGATAGCTTTTCTATGTTATTTGTGGAATAGTGTTCCATTTCTTTAAGCTGAGAAATTATATCTCTTGATTCTTCCAGTATACTTTTTTCTTTGGATGGGTCTGTCATATTGTTCTCCTGCTAATGGTGAGCAAGCAAATGCTGCATCTCATATGGATTCAAAAACCAGAGAGTATGCAGTTTATGACGAGTATTTAAAAGAAGTTATTCAAAATTAATACGAATATCAATGAAAATATCATTTTTCTGTTGCGGCGGGATGTTTTTACCGGTTATGAGCGCAAAGACATCCGTGTCGATAGCCTGGCTCAGGCGCCTGTCCATGATTTTCTGCTTTTGAATGTCGATAAAATTTATTACTATTAAAATCATCAACCCGCCTCACGCTGTATTCGGACACTATGAAACGCTGTTGCAAACACGAGGTCAAACCAGGAAAAACATGACATGTGTACTGGTTTTAGGATTGGCAGTTCTCAGACTCGCCGCCGCTCCGCTGGCCCTGCATCCCGAGAATCCGCATTATTTCATCTATAACGGTGAACCCACGGTGCTCATCACCTCGGCGGAACATTACGGCGCGGTATTGAATGCGGATTTTGACTATGATCTCTATCTGAACACGCTCCACAATGACGGCATGAATTATACGCGACTATTCACCGGCTCGTATGTGGAAATCCCGGGCAGTTTCGGCATCGGGAACAACACGCTGGCGCCGGACACGGGCCGGTTTCTGGCGCCCTGGAAGCGGGTGGCGGAACCCGGACTGTACGCCGGTGAAAAAAAGTTTGATCTTTCGCAATGGAATCCGGATTATTTCCGGCGCTTGCGAGCGTTTGTGGCGCGTGCGCAGGAACTGGGGATATTGGTCGAAGTGACTCTGTTCTGTTCCACCTATCAGGACGCTTACTGGGAGCGCAATCCGTTCAATCCGGGCAACAATATTAATGATATTCCCCCGGATTTGCAGCGGAAAAAATCCAATACGCTAAAAAACGGCGCCCTGACCGGCTTTCAGAAACAACTGGTGCAAAAGATCGTCACGGAACTGAACGAATTCGACAATGTGTTTTACGAAATCCAGAACGAACCGTGGGCGGATGATCCGGTCAGGGTGATGCGCACGCTGCGCTCACTCGATCCGCGGCCTGGAGAGGGCGACTGGTTCAAATGGGCGGAACGAGCTTCGGATGCTATTCTTGAATGGCAGAACGTCATGGCGCGAACCATTGTAGAAACCGAAAAGTCCCTGCCCCAACAGCATCTGATTGCGCAAAACTATACCAATTTCAAACATTCCATTGCGCATGTGGATGAGCAGATTTCGATCATCAATTTCCATTATGCCTGGCCGCAGGCGGTGTGGATGAATATGGCCTGGGAGCGGCCGATCGGATTTGACGAATCCGGATTTGCCGGCAGTTCGGACACCACCTATCTGCGTCAGGCCTGGCAGTTCATGTTGGCCGGCGGCGCGCTGTTTAACAATCTGGATTACTCGTTTTTTGTCGGCGCCGAGGCCGGCAGCGGCGACAACGATGCGCCCGGCGGCGGCAGTCCCCGGCTGCGCCGGCAGCTCGCTGTTCTGCGCAAGTTTATTCATTCATTCGATTTTATCCGGATGCAACCGGATCATGAGGCGGTGGTTCATGCGCCCGGTTTGCAGTGGCAGGGTATCTCGGAACCGGGAAAACAGTACGCTGTTATTTTCACCGGTGTGGGCAATGACTGGATCAAGCTGGATTTGTCCGAAGGGGAGTATCACTATGATTTTGTCTCCCCGTTCACCGGCAAAGTGCTGAAAAGCGGGATAGAGAAATTCGCATCCCGGACCAGGCTGATGCTGCCGGAATTTGCGCATATGGTTGCTTTACGGATAAAAAAATAGGGGGGGAGTGAATCGGAAAAGCCAAAATTATACCCTCAGCAAAAACGGCCCGGATGTTCTCCGGGCCGATCAACTCTTTGTTTTGCCGTCGGATGGCCCTGAATCATACATTCTATAGTCTCTGCTGCAGAATCTGACCGTATTCCAAAAGAACATTTTTGATCTCTGCATACAGCAGGTCATGAACAGGCATGTCTTTTTCAACCGCCAGCGCTGCAACTGCGCCTGCGCTTTGCCCCAGAATCATAAACACGGGTTCCATACGGATGGAACCGAATGCGATGTGTGAACTGGATACCGCCACCGGGACCAGCAGGTTGCTGCATTCCTGTTTTTTCGGTAAAATGGAGCCCAGGGCGATCTGATAGGGGGTTTTGGGATGTACACCGATATCGCCTTCGTTCTGCACATAGCCATCCCCGGTGATATAGCGCTGCACATTGTGCGAATCCATGGTATAAGAGCCCATACCGATGGA
The candidate division KSB1 bacterium DNA segment above includes these coding regions:
- a CDS encoding gluconate:H+ symporter — protein: MSETYMLFSVALGILILLLLVLKLKIHAFLSLLITSMFVGLITGMDLTAIAKSIEDGMGNTLGFVATVVGLGAILGQLLEASGGAESIAHTMLNKFGKEKAPWALVITGFILSIPVFLDVGFVILVPIIYALGRETKRSLLFYAIPLLAGMAVTHAFIPPTPGPVAVAEILDAQLGWIILLGVIVGFPTAIVAGPLFGKYISKRITVSPPDYFTDHQNAPKPDVYPSFRTVIIIIALPLLLIILHSITEVLYQNQFLISEPVYKIFALIGHPFFALTLATLMALYVLGIKKGFSKEKLSELSGKALGPAGLIILVTGAGGVFKQILIDSGVGEMLAKNMVNSSLPPIVLAYLLAVVVRITQGSNTVSMITAAGIMAPILPIFELTQIQTALIVLSIASGATILSHVNDSGFWLVGKYLGLTEKQTLKSWTVMETIISITGFIMVLMLSFIL
- a CDS encoding endo-1,4-beta-xylanase, which translates into the protein MFLIKHRMLLVLFVFPVVTLFAAEPWTGLEQARERINKIRKAELGVRVFDADGNPLPDANVTVSMQKHAFPFGCAISATNAFTPEGPDPDMQTYLEIFQENFNEAIIENGMKWTGMNNHDGSVNTLTRMKTWQCISWLERNDIPLRGTNVLWPSWQWSPKYLHDLRLQPEILKREIDRHVDEALNMYRGHLIDWDFVNEPVHHRDFINIFGRDIMIDWYKRAHELNPKTNMYVNQWAVLNDVYHNGFKKWIRYLLAHPETSLDGIGIQGHMTVEQCTDSTTLAAVWSKLNEYAEFGLPIKITEYDVEGFRGEDLQAEALKNALTLFFSHPAVQGFTIWGFWDGRHWRNMPQFSFAGVNEKAGFWRQDWSEKPAAKTWQRLIFDEWWTQVSGQTDEDNGTFRTRGFLGDYQIMVVYNNNMQTTSLSLSHDGARVRVEFP
- a CDS encoding Gfo/Idh/MocA family oxidoreductase, whose product is MKVKTAIVGLGKVAHLHAKGLVNAEHSEFTAVCSRSINKAQEFAAQYGVQPYDDLEQMIHETDIQVLVICTPHPFHADPVLTAAQHGVHSLIEKPMAASLQDCDAMLESAEKHNVTLGVVSQRRFYEPVQRMRKAIDKGKIGIPVLGNVIMYGWRDRDYYDSDAWRGTWDLEGGGVLVNQAPHQLDLFQWFMGDIDQVFGVWKNLNHPYIQVEDTAVAVVSFKNNAVGNIVVTNSQKPGLYGKVHVNGNNGAMIGAQTEGGAMFIAGTSDIQEPPLNDIWTISGEEQQLTNISEAGY
- a CDS encoding galactitol-1-phosphate 5-dehydrogenase gives rise to the protein MKALVLTGINKLEYKEVPDPKINSDEVLVKVKAVGICGSDVHGMDGSSGRRQPPVIMGHEASGIIAETGSEVQGWHTGDQVTFDSTIYKLNDWYTLKGYYNLSDNRKVLGVSCDDYKLDGALAEYVKVPAHILHRIPDGVSFPEAAMVEPLAVAAHAVELTPIELNDTVVVIGAGMIGLGIIQIVKTRGAGQIIAVDLAQDKLDIAKRAGATYTLTPEEQDIHQVIQDRTRNRGADIAFEAVGISTTVKQSIDVVRRGGRVTLVGNVTPVTEFPLQSVVTRQIRVQGSCAICGEYPAVLDMLARKQIDVNPLLSVKVPLSEGAEWFHRLYNREAGLIKVILEP
- a CDS encoding endo-1,4-beta-xylanase produces the protein MHHLKVFSIFLILFIITALYADPWQGLEHAKKQIETIRKADLTVQVIDREGNPVKGAEVNVTMQEHAFPFGSAIAATMAFTPDGPNPEMWTYLEKFKQNFNSAVMENAMKWYGMTHNDGSPDTVSRAKMWQCAYWLEENGIELRGHNGLWPSWRFSPDFIHDLRLQPEALRAEVNKRIDETVNMFKGRLTDWDLINEPAHHRDIINIFGEDVVIDWYARAHQLDPETPMYVNQWAVFNDVYHKSFLKWVELLASSERASLDGIGIQGHSKVEFYLQPGMQNSIWQKLNTYAEFGLPIKITEFDLEGYKGEDVQAQALENALILFFSHPAVEGFTLWGFWDGKHWRNMPQHSFTGKSEQAGFWREDWTEKRAAKVWRRLIFDEWWTRESGKTSGAEAEFQTRGFLGSYEITAAHKQQSQTVTAKLTREGQTVVITLQ